From Leptospira kirschneri serovar Cynopteri str. 3522 CT:
CTTCGGGATAAAATCGGCGAGTATATCGCTTCCGCCTAACGTATAACTGAAACCAAAATGGGGACTCGAGTTTGAAAGAGCCGCTCAAGATCGGTCTGATGGATTCTGGAATGGGCGGTTTGTCCGTTTTAAAGGAACTTCTAAAATATGATTCTGAATTGGAAATCGTATATTACGGAGATCTAAAGAACAGTCCTTATGGAGAAAAGGACGCTTCTAAAATTTTAGAACTTGTCAGAGGTGTTTGTAATCTTCTACAAAAGGAAAACGTAAGTGCGATTCTGCTCGCCTGTAATACCGCAACTTCCGCGGCCGCACAAACTCTCAGAAAGGAGTTTTCAATTCCTATTTTCGGAATGGAACCTGCAATTAAACCTGCAATCTTACAAAATCCAGGAAAGAAGGTGGCTCTACTTGCCACTCCGGTTACACAAAGAGAAGAAAAATTACAAAGGCTAAAATCCGAATTAAAGGCAGAAGAATTGGTTCTGTCTATTTCTTGTCCCGGTTTGGCCGGACTTGTGGATCAGGGAAATTTTGACGAAGCCGAAAAATATCTCCGACCCATATTAAAAGATCTGCAGGAGCGGAATGTGGAGAACTTGGTACTAGGTTGTACACATTACGTTTTTCTAAAACAGATTATTCTAAAAAACTTTCCGAATGTAAAAATTTACGACGGAAATTCAGGAACTATCAAACATTTATTAAATTCGTTGCAAGTTCCAGAAATTGTTTTAAATGGAAGTCAAAATACTCGGTCTATCTATAAATTGGTTCTGAACAGCGAGGAAGAGTTTCATTTTAGGTTGGCTTGCGAACTTTTATCTTTGAAAGAATAGAGTTGTTGAAAGTTCAGATTAACAGAACTGTTTCAATCGACCGTTAGAAACAGATGGAAAATGGATTTTTCAACAATTCTAATAAAAAAGTTTACTCTACAGCACAAAGGGAAATTTAATCTTAAATTCTATCATTATTTCCGACTTTTATTTGAATTATATTTTAACGTAGTTTCACGTAAAAAGTCTTGATTCTGAACAAAGTTGGAATCTGAACTTTACAGATTGATTCTTTAAATGTGGGAACTCTCACAAAATCACAATTTTACCAACCAATTCTAAAATTGTAGGAACTCATACTTTTAAAAAATTCTTTCTCTAACGAAATTACATTAAAATGAGATTTAAATTTTGATGATGAACGTAAAAACAGAGGTTTTGTGCAAAAAATCGGATTGGACGATGATTTTTTTACTGATCTTTATAAAATTGAGTACCGTTAATTTTATCACAAAACACTGATTCTATGCAAAATATTAGGTACTTCTATTATATAGTTATGAGTAGTATTTCATAGTAGTTCCTACAATTATCAAAGTTTAACTGGTAAGTCCACGATTTATAGTAGTTCCACATCTATTTTTTTACGAAAAAAGATAAAACGGATTTCTCCAAAAATTCACGTTATTGAAGTATAAACGATTTAGTATATTAAATTTTTGTTAATATAGGGTATTTTAACCTAACCTGATTCTATTATCTTTTTCGAATTATATGTTACGATATATAAAAATTTTGAATGGAGATATATGAAAATGATACAAAATATTTTGCGAAAGAAAAAATCTGAAAAATGGAACCAATTAAAAAACTCTAAATTTTTCAGAGGTTATTACCTGTTTGTTTTTTTGTTTCTATTTGATTGTTTGCCTGATCCACAATCTTCTGAAAATAATTTATTTCTATCTTTGCTTTCTCTTTCCAAGGACCAAAGTATAACACTAACAAACGATAAATCTACTGGAAAGTCTAAAGCGACACGGAAATATGGCTGGGTTACTTTTACATCCCAAGTAACCGGAAAAAAAATCCAAGCAGACCCTGAACGACCTGACGGATGGTTAAGAGTGAATGCTTCGAGTAACACGGATTTTACGACGTTCACTTTATATCAGGATGAAGGAAATCCAGATTGTATCCAAGGCGGCCCTATCCGGATCGAACCTACCGCGTATCGAAATTATTATTGGAATTGGTGGCTTGGAGGAGGTGCGGGTAATTACGCCTATTATCCTAAATATAAAGATGGTTCTAACAAACTTCAAATTTATGTTTTAAAAGTCAGCGGCTGTTTGGAATCAGGAGATAGAGTCTTATTTTCGGATTATGATACTATCACTCAGGATGATTATTTCGTCATAGATTGGGATGGAGGCAGCTGGAATGAATATCTTTTTCTTTGGAATAAATTTCCTAAGATTCAGAGAGGGTATTTTTATGTTCAATTGAACGGAGGTCCTGAGGAATAGAGAGAATAAGAATTCTAGAATATTATGAAATAAAGAAGAGGTGAATAATTTCGTCTCTTCTTTATTTTCTATTTTAATATACTGGCGAAAAAGGGAATGTATGTTTTATTTAGTTTTTTGAATCCACAGGTTTTAAACTATATAGAAATCCAATCATAGATACATAAACCGTCATAATAATCGGGCTAAACCACCAACCGAAACTTTCGAAATAAGAACCATCCGCGGTTATGATATAATACACGTGACCAGGAATACTTACCGTTACATAAGTCGTAATAAACCAATAGCCAATTTTATGACCTAATTTATTCGTAAATCCATATACTTTAAAAAATATCTTATGTTCCCAAATAAGAGCGAATGCACTGTAAAGCATTACTGCAAATAATCCTATATCAACAATTGGAGTCATAACTTGACCCGGATCGGCTTTTCCGTCGCGCAGATAATGAGCGAAGTTAATTAAATGAAGTGTAAAACCCATCGTAAACAAAAGTGGAAGAGATTTTTCGGCGTGAAATTTCAACATAGATTTCCTCATAGTTGATCACTCATTTTTTAAGAAAGGTAAGTGATCGTTACTTTTTTTAAAAAAAACACTTAGATTCGCTTGCTGTCAAAACTTTTAATCTACTTTTATAAAAGCATCAGTTGATTCTAAGTATAAAATATAAAAGTAGAACTCACTTATTATGACTTAATAAAGTGAGTATTGCTTACTGTTCTATAAATTAAAACGTTCGTTTTTAAGATAAATCTAGCGGAAATTTTACGGTTTGATTGCGGCTGTATCTACTAAAAATTCAAGAAAGAAACTTTTTGATAAGGCAGTTTTGATATTCAGTTGATTTAAGACAGTGATAGAAAATGTAAAAATAGTTGATTTCGTATTTTATTAGGGGATTGGTTTTAAAAATAAAAGTTTATACTGCGCTAAGAAAATTTAAAATTAATTATAATTTTATAATATTCTTTAAATATAAATTTAAAAGGATCAAAAATGACTCTTTAAATTTGTATTGAGTCGGGTTTAAATTTTTTTATCTCACAAAATTCAATTATTGAAGTATAAAAATTAATCTATCAAAAAGATTTGGCCGTCGTGATTTCCGACTAAAATCGGTATTAATTCTTTGTCTAGGATGATTATATCCTTTCCTTCCATTCGATCTATATTGAAGTTTTCTGTTATAAAACTTTGAATTTCTTTTTGATGAACATCGAATATTTTATTTTTAAAAGTTAAAATTGGATGTACTGATAAAAGATAATACCCTGGTTTTTCCAAAAATTGAATTGCGAGTTTTTTATCAATTTCGGTTCTACCTAAGTTTTTATTAATGTTTTCTATTATCGAGTCTATTTTTTTATAAAGTGGATGTTTTAGATTTACTTCATATCCTGGAAAATGTGGTTCTGTCATATTCGAATTCAATTATATACTTTTATTGACTTGTAGATATAGATTTTTAAACAACTCTAATATAAATTTGATAAGTACAGA
This genomic window contains:
- the sph gene encoding sphingomyelinase, yielding MKMIQNILRKKKSEKWNQLKNSKFFRGYYLFVFLFLFDCLPDPQSSENNLFLSLLSLSKDQSITLTNDKSTGKSKATRKYGWVTFTSQVTGKKIQADPERPDGWLRVNASSNTDFTTFTLYQDEGNPDCIQGGPIRIEPTAYRNYYWNWWLGGGAGNYAYYPKYKDGSNKLQIYVLKVSGCLESGDRVLFSDYDTITQDDYFVIDWDGGSWNEYLFLWNKFPKIQRGYFYVQLNGGPEE
- the murI gene encoding glutamate racemase; the encoded protein is MKEPLKIGLMDSGMGGLSVLKELLKYDSELEIVYYGDLKNSPYGEKDASKILELVRGVCNLLQKENVSAILLACNTATSAAAQTLRKEFSIPIFGMEPAIKPAILQNPGKKVALLATPVTQREEKLQRLKSELKAEELVLSISCPGLAGLVDQGNFDEAEKYLRPILKDLQERNVENLVLGCTHYVFLKQIILKNFPNVKIYDGNSGTIKHLLNSLQVPEIVLNGSQNTRSIYKLVLNSEEEFHFRLACELLSLKE